attgtacaattaatattttatatctgcaagaaaaattgattctCCGTGATGTGCCATCTATTTCAAAAACTGTTCGATGCGCTGATTGCCTGTTCGAAAACTCAAATATTATGTCGGTTCTACATCTAAATCCAGTCCCAATATACAGACATGGCATGGCAGGTCTGCAAGAAGCTGTGAACGAAACTTGTAAACCCAGAAGTACAAGCACGTGTTTTCGATGCAAGAGTCCTAATATTTCGAAAGGTTTATCTGGAGGTGGTCACATGATACTCAATATCGAGGATGTTGGAAATCGTCAACTTTCAGCTCGAAATGGCTATCCAAATTGCAGGAGACAATTTACCATCGAAGAAATACCAGATAAGCTGATTTGTGATAAGtatacttataaatttgtttccgCGATTGTCCACATTGACGAGCATTATTTTGCGTTCATTAAACGAGTTACCGGCAAGTGGGAAAGCCATAATGATTTGAAAAACCGAGTCATGGCAGTGACTGCGAGAACGCTCTTGCAGAAACACAATATccacatattattttatgtccgAGTCTCCAAGACAGTTGAGTCGACGTCCGATTAAAAGTCCCTCACTCTTATCGACACTGTTGcgtaatataaagattttatcgGCTATAGAGAAGTTCAGAAAACAGAAAAGCACAAAAAAACTaacctgtaaaaaaatataaaaaaagtaaataaataaaaaaaaaaaaaaagaactaaaaAGTGAAACCGGTTTTCCGTCACGTCCTCGTCGTCGGTTTCGGGTAATGCTAAGAACGGAATTTTATTGTAGTGTTCCATCTTGTTGATATTCATCAATAACATCAGTATTTGTAAGATTAGCGTATAGCGTGCTCGAATCGAATATAGGCTTTAAACTCTAGCTCGAAAATTGTTCGTAGTTGTCTGCACTGCCATTAAATTCGATCGTAGTTTTCTTAGCAAACAGTACATAAAAGACAAACTGCtgcaaaattgtttataaaaatattaattttgattctagtctttcgaaaaattaaaataacataaactAAATAGCCTTTAAACAGTAACTACAAAATCGTTTGCAGTTTGTAAACCACTAATTTTGATTGCAGCCCCTCACAAACTAACGTGGAGATAATCTGCTATGAGCTCAAGCTTCGAAACTGTTTGTAGTTGTTCGTCTCaacattaatttcaaaatcgaAGTTCCGTTATTTtgcaattgtttaaataatcgtGTCTTGTAAACGgtgcaactacaaacgaaaaaaaaatcactacAATAGACTAGAAATGATTTCACATCGAGTCCCGCAATCAGTTTtaagatatctaaaaaattggcAAACTCACACTTttcatttattgcaaaaatatcacATCTTTTGATCGgtgcaactacaaacgaaagaaaaatcactacaatcaactacaaacgattccacATCGATTCCCGCAATCagttttaagataattaaaaaattggcaaaatcaaactctttatttattgcaaaaatataataactttggAACGGTGCAACttcaaacgaaaagaaaagcactacaaacaactacaaacgattctgaagaagatggcgcaagcggatttgagatatctccaaaattggcaaagttaggtttttttatttttttaaattgttgtaaCTTTTAAACGGTGCAATTACAAACGAAAAGAgaagcactacaaacaactacaaacgattctgaagaagatggcgcaagcggatttgagatatctcaaagtgGGGTGCgagtcattttttaaatgtttataacttttaatgtattgaactacaaacgaaatttttgttactacaaacaactacaaacaaaatgctaacgttttctgtaaaaaaaattaatttttcgaaagtcGGGTGCCAGGTTCACATAGGTCGAACCTAGCACTAGCAAGGGTTATCTTTCTTAACAGTCACTAGAATAAGAAAAGGGAAAGCCCCTTGAAGCTACCCAGGACACGAGTTTACACTCGCCCGTATATTTCACACGATAACACGAGGTTAGAACTGCGCAGAATCGCAGGGAGGGAAAGCACACGTCCGTCAATGCCGGAACACGAATACGGTAACCGTCGCTACCGGTCAGTACGCCACATCCGACTCGCGTGGAGGGAGGTCAGCCAATCGCTACGCAGGGCGTCGCTGGGGTTGTGCGTTAGGGCGCTGGTTTCTCACGGCGCGAGGCGCGCATGCTTGGAGCGCCGTGGTGATAACGCTTGTGGCGCGGGAGATTCAAACGCCGAATACTACCTTAAACCACCtttacagtataaaataaaattttttttttaatttttgtaacttttcgttatttcttgaataaataaacctAGTTTTTGTGTGTGACTCATAGTCTTTCAGTGACAGACCCATGGTGCCTCGGGCTTGGgtcatttcttaaaaaatgtgttttaattttgttctcAAAAACTAATCAATATTTGTCAAATacgctaaataaattttaaactatacatagtgctttaattattttaaaaaatgagacaaaaaatcttatatttaaaagtacttTTTAGAGTTTGAATTTTTGTGGCTGCTGGTGCCCCGCGGTTTCCcctacacatatatacaaatatgtacacatatatatacatatatacatatatatacaggatAAGGTCAACCGACCAGGAGGTGAAAGAGGAGCATGagtagaatatataaataaaattcttgcgTATTTGCTATGGTTTAGAAAATACACCGCTTTATAGGGGTGTATAAAAAGTCTTGAAAccctttaatatttcaaaaaatacgCATTTTCgaacaaaatgttttgtaCAGAAATTGTAGAGCTTTAAGTGAAGCATTacacacaaaaattattagtataacTTGAATAGTTTTCAAGTTTACATAAAGATAaccttgaaattttttaatcggtATCCtcactttttattgcatattgttGTAGCTTATCTCGGGGACTTTTCAAaacagtataataaaatagtttttatcaGCGGTACTGTAAACAAACCTCGACATAACTCAAAAAGtacttaacaaaaaaatattttattatattgttttgtacaaaatattttgttcaaaaatgcgtatttttcgaaatatttaagggtttcaacattttttatgcACCCCTATAAAGCGCTGTTTTCTAAACCATAGCGAATacgcaaaaattttatttacattatttacatttctaCTCATGCTCCTCTTTCACCTCCTGGTCAGTTGACCTTACCTTTcgagacaccctgtatattgataaaaaaaatttgatgaataatTCTCTTACCTTAATATTTCATCGTGAAGGTTAATACAAGCATCTAATTCATTCTCATTTTTGACATTGCGGATTTTTTGGGCTAACAATTCTAATCTTGCAGCagaatagaataaaagaatCGCAATGTTGCAATCGATACACATTCCGGCAGCAACTTGTAAGCCAACTAATGAttgatgtaaataaataatactttttatcgGATATTCTACAGAAAATGGATATTTTGCATGAGTTGGAAATTCTTGCGGAAGGAATAACGGCCCGCAAATAACGCCAATAGCGGTTATATAGCACCATAAAGTATAAATGCCGTAAATACATTTGTACTTGTCAACGTAATGCTGCAGTGTAATGTTCGTTTTGTCATCCGCTTGTTCGCAAAACATTTCCATTTTATGATAAAGCATCTGAAACAGTTACCGTAATGTCTAATCAATGGCATGCACGTTATCTctctaatattaaatttttagacatatgattttaattcttaaggtgatcctaaagccgtgattctagccggtttttttcggttttttttttagcactaatcttttaattggctttatagaaatgcaaaattcttgtctagaattaaagtacgcatcaaaatctaggtcatggtggtcgaatttatatgtggtggtcgtcacgtataacaaaaaatattaattgtttttcgtttttgatataaattcgaccaccatgacctagattttgatgcgtattttaattctaaacaagaattttgcatttctataaagccaattaaaagattagtgctaagaaaaaaaactaaaaaaaacgggctaggatcacggctttaggatcaccttaaccTTTAGAGGCCGGGGGTGATCAAAATATCGACCACCCAAAAAACACAGGTTATTTGATGTTTTCAGGCAAAATTTGTGTGTTGAATAAGggaaaaagagtaaaaaaaaaggctCTTTAAATTCTTCTTCCGCCCTCTAAAGGTtaagtaaaagaattaaaaacagtaaaagaattttgctatttatattaattgtatacgTAGTCTGTCTAAAAAGTAATGagactaaatttttttctcaataactgataataatactataaaaatGAGACTCCAGTCCCATACAGCACACTAACGTTGAATCAACATCTTAAAAACATTGAATTTCAACATTTACAATGTTGTATCAACGTTGCGATATGTAGATCCACtaaaaaagacattaaaaatgtaaaaaaaaaacgccaagTGTATTTCccgcaaaataattttataaataatattagaaaaataaagaaaatatttacttaaaaaacacaaaaagaataaatataatggcATGAAAAAGAAGTGAAATCAAAGTATTATtccaagtatatttattagagtaagtaatatttcgcaaaatatatatgcgtgaattaaagaaatacaatattttataaactatctCTCAAAATTGCAGTAGACTTAATGTAGGATGcagaagatatttaaaatgtatgaaaCACAACGgcataataaaatgaaaatatagaaTACAATAGATAGCGTAACGAGAGGTACAGAAATTGAAAAGGGTTTAGTTACATCGATAATAACCAGAGACAACAATCGAAGATGGACATAATCTCCAGCAGCATCCTTGGCGTGCCCGGTGTATTGCCTATAATTTTGACAACAAAACAGTCATCCGCACTTAAGTTTGTCAGTATGCCATAGGTATAAAGTATTTCATGTGTAACAAGGCATACAAACACATAATTTTCCATAATGTatctttaaattgtattactataaaaagaaaatttgaatgtattatgtatacaatgtaataacataaattattacttgacataatattatagtttgttaatttttttttcaattaatctttattttactccCCTTCCGGGGCTGGAAAGgcgtatttttttagtaaaaacgGTCCCAAAAACCTTTacaatttatcttatttccCCGACCTGGTCATTGAACGAcctcacaaattattttctttccctccctctttcGTCCGGCACCCCTCTGGCCATCTCCTTTAGCTTTCCTTAATCAGCACTCCTCTGACTCCCTCTATCCTGACGCagcttttctcttttttcgcCTTCCTCCTTCCAGTACTTGACGTCTTCCTTCTTTCCTACTCTACCTTCCactttgaatataaaatagagattaTTCTTACAGTCTTACAATTTCacctccttctccttctcccctttctctcccttaacgcttctctctttatctcccTTCACCTCTCCTTTCCATCCTAAATTCCTcctatttctttctatttgcTTCGTCCTCGTCCGTATCCATAAGGAGATTCTCCTCCATCCTTGTCgctctctcttcctccgcgGTCTTCTTTGGCCTCCCcttttcctctcctctcttttctcctttctttctcctctctttcttttaccCTCGTTTCCACCGATTTGTCCTCGTCCATTTTCACCCTCAATCTGCTCCCTTCCTTTCTCCTTGCATCCAATACCTTCTACTTATCCTCCTCAACAAAAATCATCTGTATTATTCTCTAATCTTTCTGACTAACTTACCGTTGTGTTGGCCtgccttcttcttctctccagCTCTGCCATCTATTTATCTCCCTCTTCTTTACTATTCAGTATCCTTATGATTTTCTCGCCAATTCCTTCTggcttctcctcctcctctcctcttgTGCACCGCTCTAACACATGCTCCCATGCCTCTGGTTCTGCACCACATATTCTACAGCTTCTTTTCTCTATTGGTTCCCTATATTTTCCACCTCTCATCTCATTACCTAGTCTAAATCTCGCTATCCTGATCATGgacttctctttcctttttttctctaggTATTCTGGCCTTCTGATTTCTGCTATCTCCCTGTACCACCTGTTATATCTCTTACCCTTTCATCTCTCTCTTGACTCTGAATGTCTTTGTCTCTTCTTGTTAACTCCTTTATACTGCTCCAGCCATctcctcttttcctttctatctCCTCAGTTGCATATCCTCTTTTTTCATAGAagctccttctctcttctttccatTTTGCCTTTTCTTTCCTGACATTcccttttatttctttccagCTTTCTCTTACATTTTCATTTCCCTCTTCCCTTTCCAGTTTTTCCTTGTATTTCATCGCCCTTTTACCAGCACTTACTCTCATTCTGTCCCTCTTGGTTTCCTCCCTTATCATGTATCCGGGTGTGCTCCAGTATCTAGGCCCAATGTCCACCTTATATACCTTTCGtgcattttttctattttctccctctctttccatCCTTATACTTCTGCTTCGTATAAAGCTATGCTTGCTACCAACGAATCGTATAACTTAATCCTTCTTATCCAGTCTCCTTCAAATAACCATTTTCCTATTCCCCAAACCTGTCTCATTGCTATGGTGTTTCCTTACTCTTTCGTTTATATGCGTCTCCTGCCCTCCGAGTGACGATACCCGTTCACCATGGCACCCCCATCAGACGAGCTCATGGCAAAGCAGAACCAACTGATGGGCTCAATAGCTCGTACCCTGaccaattttaaaaaactggGTCAAGCCAAGATGACCAAGGCGGTGGTGCAGAGTTGAATCACTAC
The nucleotide sequence above comes from Temnothorax longispinosus isolate EJ_2023e chromosome 4, Tlon_JGU_v1, whole genome shotgun sequence. Encoded proteins:
- the LOC139811405 gene encoding odorant receptor 4; the protein is MLYHKMEMFCEQADDKTNITLQHYVDKYKCIYGIYTLWCYITAIGVICGPLFLPQEFPTHAKYPFSVEYPIKSIIYLHQSLVGLQVAAGMCIDCNIAILLFYSAARLELLAQKIRNVKNENELDACINLHDEILRYTNKVTNAIKPLIFTTITTTAMAVVFGSLNMVTEQPIIIKVQYSIVVFSASVELFMCALSADNLMHTSNKICLGAYESQWFQGSVNMQKKIIQIIFRSQKPEVIRINGILPTLSLRYYAGVRMMLFIFLWIYNK